TGGGACGCTGAGAATATTGGTGAGTTCTTAGTGGAAGAAATACATTGATTTTTTGGATAAGAGGCCGTGGTGATGCACGGTCTCCTATACTAATTACCTGTCTATGGAGTACAAAATGCAACCAAAGGATACAGCCCCTATGAAAACCATGAAAACGCTGAAGAAATATGTGTATGGGAGTCTTGGTGATACCCTTTTTCTTTGGACGATTGTTGCCTTGAGCATAACCATAATTGCCTGCACTATTGTAATGGCCTTTACCCTCTATGGAGATGGGGCCCCTGCGTTCAGGGAGTTCGGGTTTCTGGGCTTTCTAAAGAGTAATATATGGGATCCCGGTTCAAGAATTCAATTCGGGGCGGCTCCCTTTATCGTCGGAACCTTGGTGACCAGTATCGTATCATTGCTTATTTCCTTTATACCGGCCCTGTCCATTGCCATTTTCACAACAGAATATGCTCCCCGCTGGCTTCAGTCACTTATTGACAATTTTGTCAATCTTATTGCGGCGATACCATCGGTTATCATTGGCCTCTGGGGTATTTTTGTCTTTGTACCCTGGATGCGTGAAAATGTCTATATGCCGGTATATATGTGGAGTGTTGAATCGGCGCCGCAGTTATTGGCCATTCTTGGTAATCCCATTGGCTATGGTATGACGACGGCA
Above is a genomic segment from Chitinivibrio alkaliphilus ACht1 containing:
- the pstC gene encoding phosphate ABC transporter permease subunit PstC, which produces MQPKDTAPMKTMKTLKKYVYGSLGDTLFLWTIVALSITIIACTIVMAFTLYGDGAPAFREFGFLGFLKSNIWDPGSRIQFGAAPFIVGTLVTSIVSLLISFIPALSIAIFTTEYAPRWLQSLIDNFVNLIAAIPSVIIGLWGIFVFVPWMRENVYMPVYMWSVESAPQLLAILGNPIGYGMTTATIILALMILPYTTVLAAHAMMKVPKEQREAAYALGATKWEVIRMAVIPYARAGILAGSMLSFGRAIGETMAVAMLIGNKNTLPFTIFGAGSTMPSVIVNEFREAVENMHLSSLMAVGFQLFIISLAVNLLAAYIQNKFSVTGGQSA